One window from the genome of Gambusia affinis linkage group LG14, SWU_Gaff_1.0, whole genome shotgun sequence encodes:
- the si:ch211-195b13.1 gene encoding STKc_SGK domain-containing protein encodes MAVTEAGCDLTYCKMRGIVAVLTAFIKERKMGLNDFIQKLAATPHICQHSEVNNFLKMDENQNEAEDGSPMYLGPRSSLAEDTQIKPCDFDYLKIIGKGSFGKVLLARHKETTRYYAVKVLQKKIILKKKEQKHIMAERSVLMKNVQHPFLVGLHYSFQTTDKLYFVLDYVNGGELFYHLQRERVFLEPRARFYAAEIASALGYLHSLHIVYRDLKPENILLDSQGHIVLTDFGLCKEGLEPNGTTSTFCGTPEYLAPEVLQKQAYDRTVDWWCLGSVLYEMLYGLPPFYSRNTAEMYNNILHKAPVLKPNVSNAGRELLEGLLQKDRCSRLGANDDFLELKYHSFFSPINWDDLMDKKVAPPFVPSVSGPTDLRHFDPEFTHLPVSASLCSDSAPVTGSVREAAGAFPGFSYGPPSDHAFM; translated from the exons ctttcATCAAGGAGAGGAAAATGGGTCTGAACGATTTCATCCAGAAGCTGGCGGCGACCCCGCACATCTGCCAGCA ctctgaggtgAACAACTTCCTGAAGATGGATGAGAATCAGAACGAAGCTGAAGATGGAAGTCCA ATGTACCTGGGTCCGCGCTCGTCGCTGGCCGAGGACACTCA GATCAAGCCGTGTGACTTCGACTACCTCAAGATCATCGGGAAAGGCAGCTTTGGGAAG GTTCTGCTGGCCCGGCACAAGGAGACCACCAGGTACTACGCCGTCAAGGTTCTGCAGAAGAAGATCATCCTGAAGAAGAAGGAG caAAAGCACATCATGGCGGAGCGCAGCGTGTTGATGAAGAACGTCCAGCACCCCTTCCTGGTCGGGCTGCACTACAGCTTCCAGACCACCGACAAGCTCTACTTCGTCCTGGACTACGTCAACGGAGGAGAG CTCTTCTACCACCTGCAGAGGGAGCGGGTCTTCCTGGAGCCCAGGGCCCGGTTCTACGCGGCGGAGATCGCCAGCGCTCTGGGCTACCTTCACTCTCTGCACATCGTGTACAG GGACCTGAAGCCTGAGAACATCCTGCTGGACTCGCAGGGCCACATCGTCCTGACCGACTTTGGACTCTGCAAGGAAGGCCTGGAGCCCAACGGAACCACGTCCACCTTCTGCGGGACGCCGGAG TACCTGGCTCCAGAGGTTCTGCAGAAGCAGGCGTACGACCGGACCGTGGACTGGTGGTGTCTGGGCTCGGTTCTGTACGAGATGCTCTACGGACTC CCGCCGTTCTACAGCCGCAACACGGCGGAGATGTACAACAACATCCTGCACAAGGCGCCGGTGCTGAAGCCCAACGTGTCCAACGCCGGCAGGGAGCTGCTGGAGGGGCTGCTGCAGAAGGATCGCTGCAGCCGGCTGGGGGCCAACGACGACTTT CTGGAGCTCAAGTATCACTCCTTCTTCTCCCCCATCAACTGGGACGACCTGATGGACAAGAAGGTGGCGCCGCCCTTCGTCCCCTCTGTG TCCGGTCCCACCGACCTGCGGCACTTCGACCCGGAGTTCACCCACCTGCCGGTGTCCGCCTCCCTCTGCAGCGACTCGGCGCCGGTGACCGGCAGCGTCCGCGAGGCGGCCGGCGCCTTCCCGGGCTTCTCCTACGGGCCCCCGTCCGACCACGCCTTCATGTGA